One region of Fervidobacterium gondwanense DSM 13020 genomic DNA includes:
- a CDS encoding winged helix-turn-helix domain-containing protein has translation METFAFFEYSPLYRQMTILQALSEGITKHSEIALKAGIVPSLVNKYLKSFESDGLVQKSGNKYLLTESGQIKLNYLRLSYLSEISQMYKSIELKFQDIFLKLVGKRDICIFGAGVVGTMLARLISTRQSHNIVAYLDEKAEKINTKVEGIPVMSIDTKIQVDAYIVASFKNASKMAEKLLSKGYRNVYTVDFSEGKLKLMWRG, from the coding sequence ATGGAAACATTCGCTTTTTTCGAGTATTCACCACTCTACAGACAGATGACTATCTTGCAGGCGCTTTCAGAAGGCATCACGAAACATTCCGAAATCGCACTCAAAGCCGGAATCGTGCCGTCTCTGGTGAACAAATACCTGAAATCGTTCGAATCAGACGGTTTAGTGCAAAAATCAGGGAACAAATATCTGTTGACTGAAAGTGGTCAAATCAAGCTCAATTACCTGAGACTGAGCTATCTGTCCGAAATATCACAGATGTATAAAAGCATAGAGCTCAAGTTCCAAGACATATTTTTAAAACTTGTCGGGAAACGTGATATATGCATCTTCGGTGCAGGCGTGGTTGGAACGATGTTAGCAAGACTGATTTCAACAAGACAATCGCATAACATAGTTGCGTACTTGGATGAAAAAGCTGAGAAAATAAACACGAAAGTAGAAGGAATACCTGTAATGTCCATCGACACAAAAATCCAAGTCGATGCGTACATCGTTGCTTCATTCAAGAACGCTTCAAAGATGGCAGAGAAGTTGCTGAGCAAAGGTTATCGAAACGTTTACACCGTCGATTTTTCGGAAGGGAAACTCAAGTTAATGTGGAGAGGTTGA
- a CDS encoding chemotaxis protein yields MKARLSAVYALTLSLLVVSLVTLTLFFVFPQSSKIISEVTLQAFLDEVKILSRFKNYDVLFTQKPEFGYYYVLNNDAITVHHNDPSKIGLNAKEQVPGLFEYMQEKKAGVYSYDYQGIKRYVAFSYDGNYYIAHAATEDELFRKLNEFRKKFFSVSFPIIIISTIVLGFFVGEFLLRRPRKQISDSKTLVKNVSESVIQTSSSASEIKAMAENTERASKELDKSMEEFAAYMEESRAEIENTLLRLTEFTDTIEQITEYTSKLATLTETLSKVTDRITDISDNITVLAINASIETSKQNIDRDGLSRIAEMIMELSNSTRNLAKESKQSLSDVEKIVTSTVLITEKVTKNISSVRDSLNVIQQVTAASTNNVDKLVNVSKTNHDAVEELYAGIEQLEEAINNIKFEIEKFAEAISKFAI; encoded by the coding sequence ATGAAAGCAAGACTTTCAGCAGTGTATGCTTTAACTTTATCGTTATTGGTCGTGTCTTTAGTAACGCTCACGTTATTTTTTGTCTTTCCTCAGTCATCTAAAATAATATCAGAAGTGACGCTTCAGGCGTTCTTAGACGAAGTGAAGATACTCTCGAGATTCAAAAATTACGACGTGCTTTTCACTCAAAAACCCGAGTTTGGGTATTACTATGTTCTGAACAACGATGCAATAACTGTACATCACAATGATCCAAGTAAAATAGGGCTTAATGCCAAAGAGCAAGTTCCGGGATTGTTTGAATACATGCAAGAAAAAAAGGCAGGTGTCTACTCATACGATTATCAAGGGATTAAAAGATATGTAGCTTTTTCATACGATGGCAATTATTACATCGCACATGCTGCAACAGAAGATGAGCTGTTCCGTAAACTGAACGAATTTAGAAAAAAATTCTTCTCCGTATCGTTCCCGATAATCATTATTTCAACAATAGTTCTTGGCTTTTTTGTTGGAGAGTTCTTGTTACGGCGTCCGAGAAAACAGATTTCCGATTCTAAGACACTTGTGAAGAACGTGTCAGAAAGCGTTATTCAGACATCATCATCGGCTTCTGAAATAAAAGCAATGGCGGAAAACACAGAAAGAGCATCAAAGGAACTTGACAAGTCTATGGAGGAGTTTGCAGCATACATGGAAGAAAGCAGGGCTGAAATTGAGAACACATTACTTAGGTTGACAGAATTCACTGATACAATCGAACAGATAACGGAGTACACATCTAAACTTGCCACACTTACAGAAACGCTTTCAAAAGTAACCGACAGAATCACCGATATATCAGACAACATAACCGTTCTTGCGATAAATGCGTCGATAGAAACGAGCAAACAGAACATAGATAGAGATGGGCTTTCACGCATAGCCGAAATGATTATGGAACTGTCTAACTCCACAAGAAACCTCGCAAAAGAGAGCAAACAGTCGCTATCTGATGTTGAGAAGATCGTAACCTCAACAGTTCTTATTACCGAGAAAGTTACAAAGAACATCTCTTCTGTAAGGGATTCGCTTAATGTAATACAGCAAGTTACGGCCGCTTCGACGAACAATGTGGACAAACTCGTTAACGTTTCCAAAACAAATCATGATGCCGTTGAAGAACTGTATGCTGGCATTGAACAATTAGAGGAGGCAATAAATAATATAAAGTTTGAAATCGAAAAATTCGCCGAAGCTATTTCAAAATTTGCTATTTGA
- a CDS encoding response regulator — protein MKKVLVIDDFAVWQTFLKNLLEINGHTVEVAKDGLDGINRFFTFLPDVVIVDYVMPKLNGVHFTRFVRSFSVFKNVGILMLTGAEETINPFWAKRSGANAFLKKTLPQSDIEREILNFVEKPFSMEWSRELYKLHIEPYGELVDILEESLKESTVVREILQLTSLAYDESLVMKKLYELFSELFEFKNLYIGTICYSEMRLYGFSSGDETRLANSEIILRTLKEAGLNTRFELVETNYTSNRQEIDSHVIELVFKDENLIGFILVEKPKIIEMVHHILTLANYPLTNLLQLLNQYHLLKTLKDVDKQTGTYTLPIIISKILNAIDFAKRNEMPLTFLRIKIKGIRNSSAHYSNQLETLFKLLADTLKTLSPDMVGRINTSEFISVLLGKEKEHVEELLESISRLSQEFSSLGLELLISVSEWNGETVGQILSE, from the coding sequence TTGAAAAAGGTCCTCGTTATAGACGATTTCGCTGTGTGGCAAACTTTTCTAAAGAACCTACTTGAAATTAATGGCCATACTGTCGAAGTAGCAAAAGATGGACTCGACGGAATAAATAGATTTTTCACTTTTCTGCCCGACGTGGTAATCGTTGACTACGTTATGCCAAAACTGAATGGAGTCCACTTTACAAGGTTTGTAAGGAGCTTCAGCGTTTTTAAAAACGTGGGGATACTAATGCTTACCGGCGCCGAAGAAACGATAAATCCATTCTGGGCAAAGAGAAGCGGAGCTAACGCCTTCTTAAAGAAAACATTACCACAGAGTGATATAGAAAGAGAGATTTTGAATTTTGTTGAAAAGCCGTTCAGTATGGAGTGGTCTCGCGAATTGTACAAATTGCACATAGAACCGTACGGAGAATTGGTGGACATACTTGAGGAAAGTTTAAAAGAATCCACCGTGGTACGAGAGATACTCCAGCTGACAAGTTTGGCATACGATGAAAGCCTTGTTATGAAAAAACTCTATGAACTCTTTTCCGAACTCTTCGAATTTAAGAACCTGTACATAGGTACAATATGCTATTCAGAGATGAGATTGTACGGTTTTTCATCAGGAGATGAGACTCGTCTCGCAAATAGCGAGATTATTCTAAGAACACTGAAAGAAGCCGGCCTTAATACGAGATTTGAACTGGTAGAAACGAACTATACAAGCAACAGGCAAGAAATAGACTCGCATGTCATCGAACTTGTATTTAAAGACGAAAACCTAATCGGTTTCATTTTGGTAGAAAAACCTAAGATAATCGAAATGGTCCATCACATACTCACACTGGCAAATTACCCACTTACAAACCTTCTGCAGCTTCTAAATCAATATCACTTACTGAAGACTCTTAAAGATGTGGATAAACAAACTGGCACTTATACGTTACCAATAATTATCAGCAAGATACTGAATGCCATAGACTTTGCAAAAAGAAACGAAATGCCTCTGACGTTTTTAAGAATAAAAATAAAAGGCATTCGAAACAGCTCCGCACACTATTCTAACCAATTAGAAACTCTGTTTAAGTTGTTGGCTGACACATTAAAAACATTATCGCCAGACATGGTTGGACGAATCAACACAAGTGAATTTATATCTGTTCTTCTTGGCAAGGAAAAAGAACACGTGGAAGAATTGCTTGAAAGTATTTCAAGACTTTCTCAAGAATTCAGTTCACTGGGTCTTGAGCTTTTAATTAGCGTTTCAGAGTGGAATGGGGAGACTGTAGGGCAGATACTTTCCGAGTAA
- a CDS encoding chemotaxis protein CheB, with the protein MRKFIIVGSAGSPSQAVEILKIEERLNVPVIICIHFTASVMETFAEHLRNDTGHKVEIVTKPTRIEDKIYLPEGNKDIVFISENIITVMDSEKTGTSVHPSISALFKSLIRYGDSETVIAVLGGLGDDGARETSELKKRGVRFIIEKLPRFPYLPDNIAQNLGERYEKFEIEKIRSVLKELNKAY; encoded by the coding sequence ATGAGAAAATTCATCATTGTTGGCTCAGCGGGGAGCCCTTCTCAAGCAGTTGAAATATTGAAAATAGAAGAAAGGTTAAATGTTCCGGTAATTATCTGCATTCATTTCACTGCATCCGTCATGGAAACATTTGCAGAACATCTTCGAAATGATACAGGTCACAAAGTCGAAATCGTTACAAAGCCGACAAGAATAGAAGACAAAATATACTTACCAGAAGGAAACAAAGATATAGTATTTATCAGCGAAAACATTATTACCGTCATGGATAGCGAGAAAACTGGTACGTCAGTTCATCCGTCAATATCAGCACTTTTCAAATCACTAATCCGATATGGAGACTCTGAAACTGTTATCGCAGTGCTCGGCGGACTTGGAGATGACGGAGCAAGAGAAACATCTGAACTGAAAAAGCGCGGTGTTAGGTTCATCATAGAAAAATTGCCAAGATTCCCATATTTACCAGACAATATTGCCCAAAACCTTGGAGAACGGTATGAAAAATTTGAGATTGAAAAAATACGCTCAGTTCTAAAAGAACTAAATAAAGCATATTAA
- a CDS encoding response regulator: protein MDFVDVFIQELLEKGQQSIELIKSYLQEKEHAILNELYRLFHTIKGSASLVGFSGFKELFHFIEEFFKRQSAGEEVLTDDVLARILSVMPELLKKNTDLSDEELEKYKLIIEGKSETTSSVASATTEALPIEILQELLSKTLSAENSLMRTDTKNALREVRILKSKLISMVENSYYVKLKKLLANFDALVLQEATLNKKKVRLNLELGEEHIEKKDSQMLIDMLVHLVRNAIAHGIESPEVRILRGKPEVGTITLRSYIKENELYLEIEDDGNGIDFEKIRKKAAEKNLSHLRPEDVIFVPGFSTKEQADGTSGRGIGLDVVKNFSTARGGDVELVTSPGKGTKFIVHFPVKSFLVRVIVASGDGTQFCIDSRDVLEVVSQPRMANDNNEKIVHKSNLYDIAYACQNPRFGIITNSGKAILVDNILGIFDGQISNESYGAVKGFVKNIFVYPLPIIAPESFTKVLTKQQDTKRILIVDDSVVTRTIVSKFLKNFGYKTIEASSGIEALEVIKKSSPDAVICDVEMPGIDGFEVTKRIKEQKPKIPVILFSTLTHEQLAKGLEVGADAYISKDEPPEQLLRLIEKLIRES, encoded by the coding sequence ATGGACTTTGTTGACGTTTTTATTCAAGAGTTATTGGAAAAGGGACAGCAATCTATTGAACTAATCAAATCATACCTTCAAGAAAAGGAACACGCTATTCTAAACGAACTTTACAGGTTATTTCACACGATCAAAGGCTCGGCCAGTCTTGTGGGTTTTTCTGGTTTCAAAGAACTTTTCCACTTCATCGAAGAGTTCTTCAAAAGGCAGTCTGCAGGGGAAGAAGTACTCACAGATGATGTGTTAGCACGCATTCTCTCAGTAATGCCGGAATTATTAAAGAAGAATACAGACTTATCAGACGAAGAACTCGAGAAATATAAACTAATAATCGAGGGAAAGTCTGAGACAACCTCCTCCGTTGCCTCGGCAACAACGGAAGCTTTGCCGATTGAAATCTTGCAAGAATTGCTCTCCAAAACTCTTTCAGCAGAGAACAGCCTTATGAGAACGGACACCAAGAACGCTCTCAGAGAAGTGCGAATACTAAAGTCCAAGCTCATATCGATGGTTGAGAACTCTTATTATGTGAAGCTAAAGAAGCTGTTGGCGAATTTCGATGCGTTAGTATTGCAAGAGGCAACTCTCAACAAAAAGAAGGTAAGGTTAAACCTTGAGCTTGGGGAAGAGCACATAGAAAAGAAGGACTCTCAAATGCTCATAGATATGCTTGTTCACTTGGTACGAAACGCCATAGCGCATGGCATTGAATCACCGGAAGTTAGAATTCTAAGAGGAAAGCCAGAAGTTGGAACTATCACTTTACGAAGTTACATTAAAGAAAATGAACTGTACTTAGAAATCGAAGACGATGGGAATGGGATCGATTTTGAAAAGATACGAAAAAAAGCCGCAGAAAAGAACCTATCTCATTTAAGGCCAGAAGACGTTATATTCGTACCAGGCTTCTCAACAAAAGAACAAGCAGACGGTACATCAGGGCGTGGCATTGGGCTTGATGTAGTGAAAAACTTTTCCACGGCACGTGGCGGAGATGTCGAACTTGTTACTTCGCCTGGAAAAGGCACAAAATTCATCGTTCACTTCCCAGTGAAGTCATTCTTAGTAAGAGTAATAGTCGCAAGTGGAGATGGTACACAGTTCTGTATAGATAGCCGAGATGTTCTTGAAGTTGTGAGTCAGCCAAGAATGGCTAACGATAACAACGAAAAGATTGTCCATAAGAGCAATCTATACGACATTGCGTATGCGTGTCAAAATCCGAGATTCGGAATAATTACAAACAGCGGCAAAGCGATTTTAGTAGATAACATACTTGGCATATTCGATGGTCAGATTTCAAACGAGAGTTATGGAGCTGTAAAAGGGTTTGTGAAGAATATATTTGTGTATCCGCTTCCCATCATTGCCCCTGAGAGTTTCACGAAAGTGCTGACCAAACAGCAAGACACGAAGAGGATTCTCATAGTAGATGACTCAGTGGTCACAAGGACAATTGTGTCGAAGTTTCTCAAGAATTTCGGATACAAAACTATTGAAGCAAGCAGTGGCATTGAAGCTCTCGAAGTAATTAAGAAATCAAGTCCAGATGCTGTCATCTGCGATGTTGAGATGCCGGGAATCGATGGTTTCGAGGTAACAAAGAGAATTAAAGAACAGAAACCAAAAATCCCAGTGATTTTGTTCAGTACGTTAACACATGAGCAATTAGCAAAGGGGCTTGAAGTAGGTGCTGATGCGTACATATCAAAAGATGAACCACCAGAACAGCTCTTGCGACTGATTGAAAAATTAATACGTGAGTCTTAG
- a CDS encoding CheR family methyltransferase, which translates to MDVQKSESRTINELKSRVEIILKKHNLKVEQRLVDRFLRNIKDISDILNDELLESLVIENLTIGESYFFRDIQTFEKLKRIFKEKPFWNILSVGCSAGEEVYTVSIVAKECGVKYKITGIDVNLQRILQAEKGCYRFWSIRFLNEEQICKYFTQVGDHFCINEEYKENVYFVHCNINSPECNFEREHKFDIIFLRRVLIYFDRVDEVITKIVNMLKDRGYLVIGLGEYFPKLFEYFTPVFSDSGAILKKISAAEKEKVKSTYYLKKEKVSEHSRKPEKILDTTELVTKEKLGKILKADAKSLEIEENVRVIESFLNQKLYKDAYEKLKKEIAKNHTNFIFWKYKALAELQLGMTSEAEKSLQKAIFLNHADEEVWQLKYLLNTQKGK; encoded by the coding sequence TTGGACGTCCAAAAAAGTGAATCAAGGACAATTAACGAGTTAAAGTCAAGAGTCGAAATTATACTAAAAAAGCACAACCTCAAAGTTGAACAAAGACTCGTCGATAGATTTCTTAGAAACATAAAGGATATATCAGATATCCTGAATGATGAACTTTTGGAAAGCCTTGTTATAGAGAACCTAACAATTGGAGAATCCTATTTTTTCAGAGATATCCAAACATTTGAAAAACTGAAGCGCATTTTTAAAGAGAAACCATTCTGGAACATTTTGTCTGTAGGTTGCTCAGCTGGTGAAGAAGTTTACACAGTATCCATTGTTGCAAAAGAATGTGGTGTGAAGTACAAAATAACGGGCATTGATGTCAATTTGCAAAGAATACTTCAAGCTGAAAAAGGATGTTATAGGTTCTGGAGCATCAGATTTTTGAACGAAGAACAAATATGTAAATACTTTACACAAGTTGGCGACCATTTTTGCATAAATGAAGAATACAAAGAAAACGTGTACTTCGTACATTGCAACATAAACTCTCCTGAGTGCAATTTTGAACGTGAACACAAATTTGATATAATTTTCCTCAGAAGGGTGCTCATATACTTTGATCGAGTAGACGAAGTTATAACCAAAATAGTAAACATGCTCAAAGATAGAGGATATTTAGTAATTGGATTAGGCGAATACTTTCCTAAGCTTTTCGAATACTTCACACCAGTCTTTTCGGATTCCGGAGCTATATTGAAAAAAATCTCTGCGGCTGAAAAAGAAAAGGTTAAATCCACTTACTACCTGAAAAAAGAGAAGGTATCTGAACACTCCAGAAAACCGGAGAAAATCTTGGACACGACAGAACTCGTCACAAAAGAAAAGTTAGGAAAAATCTTAAAAGCAGACGCTAAATCATTGGAAATTGAGGAAAACGTTAGAGTCATCGAATCCTTCTTAAACCAAAAGTTATATAAAGACGCATACGAAAAGCTGAAAAAAGAAATCGCAAAGAACCATACTAACTTCATATTTTGGAAATATAAGGCTCTCGCTGAGTTGCAGCTTGGAATGACATCAGAGGCTGAAAAATCTTTACAGAAGGCTATATTCTTGAATCATGCCGATGAAGAGGTATGGCAACTCAAATATCTACTTAACACACAAAAGGGAAAATAG
- a CDS encoding TIGR00725 family protein produces MQDRINSLNDSLKVGVIGYSGDTDKPPVSDISEICTELGKELGKRYTVFTGGRDGVMELVCKGAREVGGVTVGVLPWEGDDANEYNSFVIKTGLDFQMRSFILVKSVDVVVAVGGEIGTAIEILAAYANRKPVILLRGTGGWTDRIAQVLIDGEYLDNRKLARVYQARSVQEVIDIIEAM; encoded by the coding sequence ATGCAAGATAGGATTAATAGTTTGAATGATAGTTTAAAAGTCGGGGTCATAGGTTACTCAGGAGATACAGACAAGCCTCCCGTTTCAGATATCTCTGAGATTTGTACAGAGCTTGGAAAAGAACTTGGCAAGCGATATACGGTCTTTACGGGCGGAAGAGACGGAGTTATGGAGCTCGTTTGTAAAGGGGCTCGAGAAGTCGGAGGAGTAACTGTTGGTGTACTGCCTTGGGAAGGCGATGATGCCAATGAGTACAATTCTTTTGTAATCAAGACAGGACTTGATTTTCAAATGCGCTCATTTATCCTTGTTAAGAGTGTGGATGTGGTTGTGGCTGTTGGCGGGGAGATAGGAACCGCTATTGAGATTTTGGCAGCTTACGCAAATAGAAAACCCGTGATACTGCTGAGAGGCACTGGTGGATGGACGGATAGGATTGCGCAGGTTTTGATCGATGGAGAGTATCTCGATAACAGGAAATTGGCACGGGTTTATCAGGCTCGTAGCGTTCAGGAAGTTATCGATATTATAGAGGCTATGTAG
- a CDS encoding DMT family transporter yields MEKIRALVRTGTYVSYLPVVIVTIFWGASFVATKYVVQSYFPFPAALYRFIIALAVLFPITKKKKIKDINAFWSGFWGITMYFVFENTALKYTSPTNAAVIVSSAPLLYVLFTHLFHRTKTNKLHYLGSLLAFLGVALVILNGRILKLNPLGDILAFGSAIAWVLYTHYVIKMKDISGIDQVFSITFWGVVTLIPFALLQDMSIKFEPKSFVSLIYLGIICSAVGYVLWNKSIELIGDRKTTNFIYFIPLVTVVSEILLMGSKLTVYNVLGVTLLIIGLYTFERGEEYGKERLRD; encoded by the coding sequence TTGGAGAAGATTAGAGCTCTTGTAAGGACAGGTACGTACGTCAGTTACTTACCTGTTGTTATTGTTACAATTTTTTGGGGTGCTTCGTTTGTTGCGACAAAGTACGTCGTTCAGAGCTATTTCCCATTCCCTGCAGCACTTTACAGGTTTATCATTGCACTTGCAGTGCTTTTTCCAATAACGAAGAAAAAGAAGATTAAAGATATAAACGCTTTCTGGTCGGGTTTTTGGGGTATTACTATGTACTTCGTTTTCGAAAACACTGCTTTGAAGTATACTTCCCCGACAAATGCGGCGGTGATAGTCTCAAGTGCACCATTGTTGTACGTGCTCTTTACACACTTATTTCACAGGACTAAGACAAACAAGTTGCACTATTTGGGTTCACTTCTTGCATTCCTCGGTGTTGCTCTTGTTATACTGAACGGCAGGATATTAAAATTGAATCCTTTGGGTGATATACTTGCTTTTGGCTCTGCAATCGCTTGGGTTTTGTACACGCACTATGTGATAAAGATGAAGGATATTTCAGGAATTGACCAAGTCTTTTCGATAACTTTCTGGGGGGTTGTGACTCTGATACCTTTTGCACTGTTGCAAGATATGAGTATCAAGTTTGAGCCGAAGAGTTTTGTTAGTCTCATTTATCTTGGGATAATTTGCTCGGCTGTTGGTTATGTGCTGTGGAATAAGTCAATTGAACTGATCGGAGATAGAAAAACTACTAATTTCATATATTTCATTCCGTTGGTAACTGTCGTATCAGAGATTTTGTTAATGGGCTCAAAACTTACGGTGTATAATGTTTTAGGTGTCACACTGCTTATAATAGGATTATATACATTTGAAAGGGGAGAAGAGTATGGCAAAGAACGACTTAGGGATTGA
- a CDS encoding rod shape-determining protein, protein MAKNDLGIDLGTANFIVYQQGKGIVLNEPSVVAIEKRTNKILAIGTEAKEMFGKTPEDKVMAVKPMRDGVIADYTIISEVLKYFMKKLNKGLFFKCNMVIGIPTKTTSVEQRAVYDAALKAGAKRVHIVLEPTAAAIGIGLDVMKPMGNMVVDIGGGTTDIAVISMGGIVVGDSIKLAGNAIDEAIVKGVRRNFGLIIGDTTAEEIKVKIGKVHVDVEDLELEIRGRDAVTGLPRTELVNSTDVYRMIRPVVDNMISRIKFVLEKTPPELSADIVEHGIVLTGGGALLRGIDKAIQEEIGVPCKIAEDPLLCVAKGTGRLLEDEELLKHVAVTYER, encoded by the coding sequence ATGGCAAAGAACGACTTAGGGATTGACTTGGGAACAGCGAATTTTATTGTCTACCAACAAGGTAAAGGCATCGTATTGAACGAACCGTCGGTTGTGGCAATTGAGAAGAGAACGAACAAGATACTTGCGATAGGTACGGAAGCAAAAGAGATGTTCGGTAAGACGCCAGAGGACAAAGTGATGGCTGTAAAGCCAATGAGAGACGGAGTCATCGCCGACTACACGATTATTTCCGAAGTTCTTAAGTACTTCATGAAGAAGCTTAACAAAGGTCTATTTTTCAAGTGCAATATGGTTATAGGCATTCCAACGAAGACAACGAGTGTAGAACAGAGGGCGGTGTACGACGCAGCGCTTAAAGCCGGGGCTAAGAGAGTTCATATCGTTCTTGAACCGACTGCCGCTGCGATAGGCATTGGGCTCGATGTTATGAAGCCTATGGGGAATATGGTTGTAGATATCGGTGGAGGCACAACGGATATTGCTGTAATAAGCATGGGAGGTATCGTTGTCGGTGATTCAATAAAGCTTGCAGGTAATGCTATCGATGAAGCGATTGTGAAAGGCGTCAGGAGAAATTTCGGGCTCATAATAGGTGACACTACTGCGGAAGAGATTAAAGTCAAGATAGGAAAGGTGCACGTTGATGTAGAAGATTTAGAATTGGAGATAAGAGGTAGAGACGCGGTAACGGGACTCCCGAGGACAGAACTCGTGAATTCAACGGACGTTTACAGGATGATTAGGCCTGTCGTTGATAATATGATTTCTCGAATAAAATTCGTTCTTGAAAAGACGCCACCTGAGCTATCAGCCGATATTGTAGAACACGGTATCGTCCTTACCGGTGGCGGTGCTCTCTTAAGAGGCATAGATAAGGCAATCCAAGAAGAAATTGGCGTACCGTGTAAGATAGCAGAAGACCCATTATTGTGTGTGGCTAAAGGAACGGGAAGATTGCTTGAGGACGAGGAGTTACTGAAACACGTGGCAGTCACTTACGAAAGGTAA
- a CDS encoding flagellar hook-basal body protein: protein MVFLYRGVYTAAMGMLADLTKIDTLSNNLANVETNGYKSDSPAFRTYLEREIYRIKPEPENRRVEVAKIGNVEQAIIVDEVRTLFTQGNIEQTNVQTHLAISGDGFFAVQKDGRTFYTRNGEFVVDNERRLVNTQGYYLLDSNGQIIRFPENGSIDEKGNVRDVNGNLVATIPIYSLQNPEKVGETLFTGQPQVIDMNAPNDIRILQGFVEKSNVNAVREMVRMIEAHRHYDATSKAIAVHDELLNKLINNVGALR from the coding sequence GTGGTTTTCTTGTACAGAGGTGTGTACACCGCAGCGATGGGGATGCTTGCAGATTTGACGAAGATAGATACTCTTTCCAACAACTTGGCAAATGTTGAAACGAACGGCTATAAGTCCGATTCGCCGGCGTTTAGAACTTACTTGGAACGTGAAATTTATAGGATCAAGCCTGAACCGGAGAACAGGAGAGTTGAGGTTGCCAAGATTGGAAACGTTGAGCAAGCCATCATCGTTGATGAGGTGCGCACGCTCTTCACGCAGGGAAATATTGAGCAGACAAACGTTCAGACACATCTTGCTATATCGGGCGATGGTTTCTTCGCTGTCCAGAAAGATGGCAGGACGTTTTACACGAGGAATGGTGAATTCGTTGTCGATAACGAGCGAAGGTTGGTAAACACTCAAGGATATTATTTATTAGATAGCAATGGACAGATTATTAGATTTCCGGAAAACGGCTCTATCGATGAGAAAGGTAACGTAAGGGATGTGAATGGGAATTTGGTTGCAACGATACCTATTTATTCTCTACAAAATCCAGAGAAAGTTGGCGAAACCCTCTTCACAGGTCAACCACAGGTTATTGATATGAATGCCCCAAATGATATTAGGATTTTGCAAGGTTTTGTAGAAAAATCAAATGTGAACGCTGTGAGAGAAATGGTTAGAATGATAGAAGCGCACAGGCACTACGACGCAACGTCTAAAGCGATAGCAGTACACGATGAATTGCTCAACAAGCTGATAAACAACGTAGGGGCGTTGAGATAA
- the flgG gene encoding flagellar basal-body rod protein FlgG — protein MINSLYTAATGMWAQQFKMDTVSNNIANVDTAGYKKVKSEFQDLIYSYSKNAGAATAQNSTTPTGIYVGHGVRLAATTRIFTQGNVENTGNALDLAISGDGFFQIQLQDGRIAYTRDGQFKIDSDGRVVTANGLLLSPALVVPQNATSLTVSPDGIVSVELADGTIQQLGTITLVRFVNPAGLKSIGDNLYVQTAASGDPIEGVAGQDGFGTILQGYVEKSNVDVVKEMVDMISAMRAYEFNSRSIMTADQMLQTASNLRR, from the coding sequence ATGATTAACAGTCTCTACACCGCAGCAACAGGTATGTGGGCTCAGCAGTTCAAAATGGATACAGTTTCCAACAACATAGCGAATGTTGATACTGCAGGGTACAAGAAGGTAAAATCAGAATTCCAAGACCTGATTTACAGCTATTCAAAGAACGCAGGAGCTGCAACCGCTCAGAATTCAACTACGCCAACAGGAATTTACGTCGGTCATGGCGTGAGGTTGGCTGCAACGACGAGGATATTTACTCAAGGAAATGTCGAAAATACAGGCAATGCTTTAGATCTTGCCATCAGTGGCGATGGGTTTTTCCAGATTCAGCTCCAAGATGGTAGGATTGCATACACGCGAGATGGACAGTTCAAAATCGACAGTGACGGGAGAGTCGTGACAGCTAATGGTCTTCTGCTCTCGCCCGCTTTGGTCGTGCCGCAGAATGCGACGTCACTCACTGTTTCACCCGATGGAATAGTGTCGGTTGAACTTGCAGACGGCACAATCCAACAGCTCGGAACGATCACTTTGGTAAGATTTGTAAACCCTGCCGGTCTGAAGTCTATAGGTGATAACTTGTATGTGCAGACGGCGGCGAGTGGAGATCCGATAGAAGGTGTTGCAGGTCAAGACGGATTTGGGACAATCTTACAAGGTTACGTAGAGAAATCGAATGTCGATGTTGTAAAAGAAATGGTTGACATGATCAGTGCGATGAGGGCGTACGAATTCAACTCAAGATCGATAATGACAGCGGACCAGATGCTACAAACGGCAAGTAACTTGAGAAGATAA